A genome region from Mycolicibacterium litorale includes the following:
- a CDS encoding helix-turn-helix transcriptional regulator, with protein sequence MSELGDYLRSRRAHVRPEDTGLVSTGVRRVPGLRREEVAWLAGLSVDYYVRLEQGRERSPSAPVLDALAAALRLDHDGHRHLFRLAGLAPRLESPRTPDRVDPALLRLMASWPENPALVYNRAYDVLAANPLADALFGDFGAGRNLMLLVFTEPRARDFYVDWQDIAENSVAGFRLNYTAAPADPRVQAVLAELLTGSAEFRALWERHDARGKSLTSKAFRHPDIGVLELTMQTFDVRSTPGQELVVYDAEPASPSADALKLLGSIAATARR encoded by the coding sequence ATGTCCGAACTCGGCGACTATCTGCGTAGCCGGCGCGCCCACGTGCGGCCCGAAGACACGGGACTGGTGTCGACGGGTGTGCGGCGGGTGCCCGGTCTACGCCGCGAAGAGGTCGCGTGGCTGGCCGGGCTGAGCGTGGACTACTACGTGCGGCTGGAGCAGGGCCGCGAACGGTCCCCGTCGGCGCCGGTCCTCGATGCGCTTGCCGCGGCGCTGCGCCTGGACCACGACGGCCACCGGCATCTCTTCCGGCTGGCGGGCCTGGCGCCGCGGCTGGAGTCCCCGCGGACACCCGACCGGGTCGATCCGGCGCTGCTGAGGCTGATGGCGTCCTGGCCGGAGAACCCGGCCCTGGTCTACAACCGGGCCTACGACGTGCTGGCCGCGAACCCGCTGGCCGATGCGCTGTTCGGCGATTTCGGAGCCGGCCGCAACCTCATGCTGCTGGTGTTCACCGAACCGCGAGCCCGCGACTTCTACGTCGACTGGCAGGACATCGCCGAGAACTCGGTCGCCGGGTTCCGGCTGAACTACACTGCCGCACCGGCGGATCCGCGCGTGCAGGCGGTGCTGGCCGAGCTGCTCACCGGAAGCGCCGAGTTCCGCGCGCTCTGGGAGCGCCATGACGCGCGCGGAAAGTCGCTCACCAGCAAGGCATTCCGTCATCCCGACATCGGTGTGCTCGAACTGACCATGCAGACGTTCGACGTACGGTCTACGCCCGGCCAGGAGCTGGTGGTCTATGACGCCGAACCGGCCAGCCCGAGCGCAGATGCGCTCAAGCTGCTCGGCAGCATCGCCGCGACTGCCCGGCGGTGA
- a CDS encoding SDR family oxidoreductase, translating into MTDSKIILITGASSGIGAAAAIHLARAGHHVVAGARREDRLRELADSATGLEHGSLSVRRLDVTDRADMAAFVDAAAAAHGRIDVIVNNAGVMPLSRLDALLIDQWDAMIDVNVRGLLNGIAAALPHFQRLGGGHFVTVASIGAHEVVPTSAVYSATKYAAWAITEGLRQESDPSIRVTTVSPGVVESELAESITDTHAAAAMREYRAAAIPPEAIARAIAYAIDEPEGVDVNEVIVRPARQR; encoded by the coding sequence ATGACTGATTCGAAGATCATCCTCATCACCGGGGCGAGCAGCGGGATCGGCGCCGCTGCCGCCATCCACCTCGCCCGCGCCGGCCATCACGTCGTCGCCGGCGCCCGCCGCGAAGACCGGCTGCGCGAACTCGCCGACAGCGCAACGGGTCTGGAACACGGCAGCCTGTCCGTGCGCCGGCTCGACGTCACCGACCGCGCCGACATGGCCGCCTTCGTCGACGCCGCAGCCGCCGCGCACGGCCGCATCGACGTCATCGTCAACAACGCCGGCGTCATGCCGCTGTCCCGCCTCGACGCGCTGCTAATCGACCAGTGGGACGCGATGATCGACGTCAACGTGCGCGGCCTGCTCAACGGCATCGCCGCGGCGCTGCCGCACTTCCAACGGCTCGGCGGCGGGCACTTCGTCACCGTGGCGTCGATCGGCGCACACGAAGTGGTGCCGACGTCCGCGGTGTACAGCGCCACCAAGTACGCCGCGTGGGCGATCACCGAAGGCCTGCGCCAGGAGTCTGACCCGTCGATCAGGGTCACCACGGTGTCGCCCGGGGTGGTGGAGTCCGAACTCGCCGAATCCATCACCGACACCCACGCCGCGGCGGCAATGCGGGAGTACCGGGCGGCCGCGATCCCGCCGGAGGCGATCGCCCGCGCCATCGCCTACGCGATCGACGAACCCGAGGGTGTGGACGTCAACGAGGTGATCGTGCGGCCCGCTCGCCAGCGCTGA